The following coding sequences lie in one Apium graveolens cultivar Ventura chromosome 3, ASM990537v1, whole genome shotgun sequence genomic window:
- the LOC141710559 gene encoding uncharacterized protein LOC141710559 isoform X1, translating into MNKMTDLLRAMEPEIHEDYRKINVLAFERETTIALLEEESASARAEKEQAASTIEKLVVELILSNSELVRYKEEVSTLTSELEASKSHNQKLECSLRMLVEAKEGLATQLTETLSALEEVKTIRSSVEKASIQSIEKASESFNAKNSLLSSEVSQAAGDGDSGPVVKIGSYPEIAEFTGKLATLHIKNAKYSGKVFMMEIKENSKLSESVHKVVKEAAFNLNAEVFSIKIGDTYGLFDRFRHPKQIGVMMIRNDRMLRFIHASIVHKERMKPAELVRIINNIAS; encoded by the exons ATGAACAAAATGACTGATCTTCTTAGAGCGATGGAACCGGAGATTCAT GAGGACTACAGAAAAATAAATGTTCTAGCATTTGAAAGGGAGACAACTATTGCTTTGCTTGAAGAAGAATCGGCAAGTGCACGTGCGGAGAAGGAACAAGCCGCATCTACAATTGAAAAATTGGTCGTAGAATTAATACTGTCAAACTCAGAACTAGTCCGATATAAGGAAGAAGTTTCAACTCTT ACTTCAGAATTGGAAGCATCTAAATCTCACAATCAGAAACTCGAATGCTCTCTCAGGATGTTAGTTGAAGCAAAGGAAGGGTTAGCAACA CAACTTACGGAAACCCTTTCGGCACTGGAAGAGGTAAAGACAATAAGGTCTTCTGTAGAGAAAGCTTCAATTCAATCCATTGAGAAAGCATCCGAGTCTTTTAATGCCAAGAATTCATTGTTATCTAGTGAAGTATCACAG GCTGCAGGTGATGGAGATTCTGGGCCAGTAGTGAAGATAGGGAGCTATCCGGAGATAGCCGAATTTACGGGCAAACTTGCCACTTTGCACATTAAAAATGCAAAGTACTCTGGCAAAGTTTTTATGATGGAGATTAAAGAGAATTCAAAGCTTTCCGAAAGT GTCCACAAGGTTGTCAAGGAAGCTGCCTTTAACCTCAATGCAGAGGTGTTTAGTATTAAGATTGGTGATACTTATGGGTTGTTTGATAGATTTCGTCACCCAAAGCAGATTGGAGTAATGATGATAAGGAATGACCGCATGCTTAGGTTCATACATGCTTCTATTGTTCACAAAGAGAGGATGAAGCCAGCTGAGCTTGTTCGAATTATTAATAACATAGCTTCTTAG
- the LOC141710559 gene encoding uncharacterized protein LOC141710559 isoform X2 has product MNKMTDLLRAMEPEIHEDYRKINVLAFERETTIALLEEESASARAEKEQAASTIEKLVVELILSNSELVRYKEEVSTLTSELEASKSHNQKLECSLRMLVEAKEGLATQLTETLSALEEVKTIRSSVEKASIQSIEKASESFNAKNSLLSSEVSQVHKVVKEAAFNLNAEVFSIKIGDTYGLFDRFRHPKQIGVMMIRNDRMLRFIHASIVHKERMKPAELVRIINNIAS; this is encoded by the exons ATGAACAAAATGACTGATCTTCTTAGAGCGATGGAACCGGAGATTCAT GAGGACTACAGAAAAATAAATGTTCTAGCATTTGAAAGGGAGACAACTATTGCTTTGCTTGAAGAAGAATCGGCAAGTGCACGTGCGGAGAAGGAACAAGCCGCATCTACAATTGAAAAATTGGTCGTAGAATTAATACTGTCAAACTCAGAACTAGTCCGATATAAGGAAGAAGTTTCAACTCTT ACTTCAGAATTGGAAGCATCTAAATCTCACAATCAGAAACTCGAATGCTCTCTCAGGATGTTAGTTGAAGCAAAGGAAGGGTTAGCAACA CAACTTACGGAAACCCTTTCGGCACTGGAAGAGGTAAAGACAATAAGGTCTTCTGTAGAGAAAGCTTCAATTCAATCCATTGAGAAAGCATCCGAGTCTTTTAATGCCAAGAATTCATTGTTATCTAGTGAAGTATCACAG GTCCACAAGGTTGTCAAGGAAGCTGCCTTTAACCTCAATGCAGAGGTGTTTAGTATTAAGATTGGTGATACTTATGGGTTGTTTGATAGATTTCGTCACCCAAAGCAGATTGGAGTAATGATGATAAGGAATGACCGCATGCTTAGGTTCATACATGCTTCTATTGTTCACAAAGAGAGGATGAAGCCAGCTGAGCTTGTTCGAATTATTAATAACATAGCTTCTTAG